Sequence from the Synergistaceae bacterium genome:
TCCGTCTCTTTGGCGGCCAGGACCTTTTCCTTGAAGGCCGGATGAACGGGGCACTCCTTCGTCGCGAGAAAAGCCGTCCCCATCTGAACTCCCACGGCGCCCATGGCCAGAGCCGCAAGGAATCCCCTGCCGTCCGCGATGCCTCCGGCGGCGATCACGGGAATACGCAGGGCCTCGGCAACCAGCGGGACGAGCGTCATCGTGGAGACCGTTCCGATATGTCCCCCGGATTCCTCTCCTTCCGCCACCACCGCCGTCACGCCCAGGGCTTCCACTTTCAGAGCGGCGTGAACGTGGGGAACCACCGAAAGAATTTTGCAGCCTCCGGAGAGCAGGTCCTTCACGTAGGGTTCGGGGTTGCCCGCCCCTGTGGTCACCACGGCGACGCCCTCTTCCAGGATCACGTCGACGATGGCCCGACAGTGGGGGTTGTTCAGCACGATGCTGACGCCGAAGGGGCGTTTTGTGCGCTCCCGTGCGGCCCTGACCTCCTTCCGGACAAAGTCGGCGTCCTGTGCGGCCGAGGCGATGATCCCCAGTCCACCCGCCTCGCTGACCGCGGCCGCGAACGTCCCGTTGGAAATATGCGCCATGGCCCCCTGGATGATCGGGAACTCGATTCCCAGCAGATCCGATAATGCCGTATGTATTTTCGTTTCCTCCACCTCCCGATTTTATGAACAAAAACGCCGTTTTTCAGTGGAGACACGTCCTCCTCAGGCTGTCAGCTGCCCAGATAGGCTTCCTTCACACGCGGATCGGTTAAAAGTTCCTGCGCGGAGCCGGAGAGACTGATTTTGCCGGTTTCCAGAACGTAGGCCCGACTGGCGATGTTCAGCGCCATGTACGCATTTTGCTCGACGAGCAGGATCGTGGCGCCGTTTCTGTTCATGGTCTGAATGACGCGAAAGATTTCGTCGATAATCAGCGGTGCAAGCCCCATAGAGGGTTCGTCCAGCACGACAAGCTCGCCCCTGGTCATCATCGCGCGCCCCACGGCGAGCATCTGCTGTTCTCCGCCGGAGAGCGTCAGAGAGGGTTGGTTGCGGCGTTCTCTGAGGCGGGGAAATCGGTCAAACACTTCGTCCATGTCTCTTTTGACGCCCGCGGGGTCCCTGCGCAGGTTTGCGCCCATCTTCAGGTTTTCCATGACGGTCAGGTTCGTGAAGATTCGGCGGCCTTCGGGAATGTGCGTGATGCCCCAGCCGACGATCTGGTGCGGCGGCTTGTTCGTGATGTCCCTGCCCTTGAATATAATCGATCCGCGGGAAGCCTTTTCCAAGCCCGTGATCGTGCGCAGCGTCGTTGTTTTGCCCGCGCCGTTGGAGCCGATCAGGGTTACGATCTCGCCTTCTTCGAGACAGAAGTCGATTCCCCTGACCGCTTTGATCGTGCCGTAGCTGACCTGCAGATCCTTCACTTCGAGCATCATAAGCTGCGTCCACCTCCGAGATAGGCCTCTATGAACTTTGGATTGTTTTGGACCTGCTCCGGCGTCCCTTCCGCGATTGTCACTCCGAAGTCGAGGACTTTGATGTATTGGGCGATACGCATGACCAGCTTCATGTGATGTTCGATCATGAGGATCGTCTTGCCGAGCTCAGTGTTGACGCGACAAATGAGTTGCATGATGTCGTCGATTTCGTTGGGGTTCATGCCGGCCGCGGGTTCATCCAGCAACAGGAGCCTGGGCTCCGTCGCCAGCGCGCGCACGATCTCCAGTTTGCGCTGTTCGCCGTAGGGGAGGTTTCGCGAAAAATAGTCGCGCCTGTCCTGCAAACCAAACATTTCAAGCAGATGCATCGCCTCGTCGGTGATGCGCTTCTCTTCGCTGTGATATTTTCCGGAGCGGAAGAGCGTGTTGACGAAACCATAGTCCGTGCTGCGGGTGTAGGCCATTTTAACGTTGTCCAGCACGGTCGCCTGACTGAACAGGCGGATATTTTGAAACGTGCGCGCCAGGCCCGCAGCGGTGAACTCGAAGGGTTTACAGCCCGTCATGGCTTTGCTGCCCACGTAGATTATGCCGCTGGTGGGCTGGTAAATGCCGGTGAGCATATTGAACACCGTCGTTTTGCCGGCGCCGTTCGGGCCGATGATGGCGTAAAGCTGTTTCTCCTCCATCTCAAGGCTGAAATCGTCCACAATCTGCAGGCCGCCAACCCGCAGCCCGATGCGGTCCGCTTTAAACACGCTCATTTATGGCCCCTCCGTTCCGACCCTGTTCCTCAATTTTTTCGGGATGAAATCGCGGAAGCCGATGTTCCGGATACCTCCGGTATTCATCCTCAGGAAGGCGAACTCCCTGCCGCCGAACATGCCTTCCTGACGGAACAGGATGATGACCACGAGCAGCAGGCCGTAGATGATCAGGCGCCAGTCTTTGATGGAGCGCAGGACCTCCGGCAGGATCGTCAGCACGGCGGCCCCGAGCATGGAGCCGCTGATGCTGCCCACGCCCCCCGCGTACAGGTAGACGAGGAAGTCGGTGGATTTGGTGTAACTGAACACGTCGGGATGCAGATAGCGCAGCGTATGCGCGTACATGCTGCCCGCGACGCCCGCGATGAACGCCGACAGCACGAACGCGACGATCTTGTAGCGCGTGACGTTGATACCCATGGTGTCCGCGGCGATTTCGTTATCGCGGATTGCCATGCAGGCGCGCCCGTAGGATGAATCGATGAAGTTTCGGCAAATGTAGATCGTGAGGATCACGAATGTATAAACCCAGAAGAACGTTGCCAGCCTGGGAACGCCTGTGAGGCCCTTCGCGCCGCCAACCACCGGCGTGATGCGGACGATGGCGCGAATGACCTCGCCGAAGCCCAGCGTCACGATCGCCAGATAGTCGCCCTTGAGCCGAAGCGTCGGCGTTCCCACCAGATAACCGCAGATCGCGGCGCAGACGCCGCCGAAGAACGTGGCCCAAAGGAACACGATCCACTGCACCGGTTCGGGCATCTTCGACGCTTTTAACAGGACGGTGGTCATCAGGGCGGCCATATAGGCCCCC
This genomic interval carries:
- a CDS encoding nitronate monooxygenase, giving the protein MEETKIHTALSDLLGIEFPIIQGAMAHISNGTFAAAVSEAGGLGIIASAAQDADFVRKEVRAARERTKRPFGVSIVLNNPHCRAIVDVILEEGVAVVTTGAGNPEPYVKDLLSGGCKILSVVPHVHAALKVEALGVTAVVAEGEESGGHIGTVSTMTLVPLVAEALRIPVIAAGGIADGRGFLAALAMGAVGVQMGTAFLATKECPVHPAFKEKVLAAKETDSVVTCANTRNATRCIRNSLTDSYFEGLRRHLDEAELLKPLTGSLLRAVEGDVTNGSIQAGQIAGMLHEIKTVRQVMEDVMAGAERALQKVKALERAC
- a CDS encoding ABC transporter ATP-binding protein; translated protein: MLEVKDLQVSYGTIKAVRGIDFCLEEGEIVTLIGSNGAGKTTTLRTITGLEKASRGSIIFKGRDITNKPPHQIVGWGITHIPEGRRIFTNLTVMENLKMGANLRRDPAGVKRDMDEVFDRFPRLRERRNQPSLTLSGGEQQMLAVGRAMMTRGELVVLDEPSMGLAPLIIDEIFRVIQTMNRNGATILLVEQNAYMALNIASRAYVLETGKISLSGSAQELLTDPRVKEAYLGS
- a CDS encoding ABC transporter ATP-binding protein — translated: MSVFKADRIGLRVGGLQIVDDFSLEMEEKQLYAIIGPNGAGKTTVFNMLTGIYQPTSGIIYVGSKAMTGCKPFEFTAAGLARTFQNIRLFSQATVLDNVKMAYTRSTDYGFVNTLFRSGKYHSEEKRITDEAMHLLEMFGLQDRRDYFSRNLPYGEQRKLEIVRALATEPRLLLLDEPAAGMNPNEIDDIMQLICRVNTELGKTILMIEHHMKLVMRIAQYIKVLDFGVTIAEGTPEQVQNNPKFIEAYLGGGRSL
- a CDS encoding branched-chain amino acid ABC transporter permease; translation: MEGLKKHSEIICIPLLFLILFGLQKSGFLNNYIMQIIMLAGINIIMTLSLNLVTGITGQSSIGHAGFMSVGAYMAALMTTVLLKASKMPEPVQWIVFLWATFFGGVCAAICGYLVGTPTLRLKGDYLAIVTLGFGEVIRAIVRITPVVGGAKGLTGVPRLATFFWVYTFVILTIYICRNFIDSSYGRACMAIRDNEIAADTMGINVTRYKIVAFVLSAFIAGVAGSMYAHTLRYLHPDVFSYTKSTDFLVYLYAGGVGSISGSMLGAAVLTILPEVLRSIKDWRLIIYGLLLVVIILFRQEGMFGGREFAFLRMNTGGIRNIGFRDFIPKKLRNRVGTEGP